In a single window of the Saccharothrix australiensis genome:
- a CDS encoding ThiF family adenylyltransferase — protein sequence MNDLLVLVPGEAARRMKEGGQWGQITFRVSDPDNVGAVIAVSDGFNPVMPTPLHSANHFLSAGDARGQHRWYRAAPALHLLWWHARNTGREISLKAFKENVFGRWLNPSAVEDYVALTVSAEAPAEFPDINIPEMVAWYVIPAAARPVAIDVVSAEHGFPQLAGHWPVAHLEEKSVMLVGVGSIGGAGAHALASYGVGRIVLVDPDRLLSHNVVRHVSSVKHVGRLKVDAVKQELAEAWPATHVDTLPVDVIAAAHLIRPRLRDVGVVLCTADGVAARRVVSHLARRARD from the coding sequence GTGAACGACCTGCTCGTGCTCGTCCCGGGCGAAGCGGCTCGCCGCATGAAGGAAGGTGGTCAGTGGGGCCAGATCACCTTCCGGGTATCGGATCCGGACAACGTCGGCGCGGTGATCGCGGTGTCGGACGGCTTTAACCCGGTGATGCCCACCCCGCTGCATTCCGCCAACCACTTCCTCAGCGCTGGGGACGCCCGAGGGCAGCACCGCTGGTACCGGGCTGCGCCCGCGCTGCACCTCCTGTGGTGGCACGCGCGCAACACCGGCCGGGAGATCTCCCTCAAGGCTTTCAAGGAGAACGTCTTCGGTCGCTGGTTGAACCCTTCGGCCGTCGAGGACTACGTGGCGTTGACCGTGTCAGCGGAAGCACCGGCTGAGTTCCCGGACATCAACATCCCCGAAATGGTTGCCTGGTACGTCATCCCGGCCGCCGCACGCCCGGTAGCCATAGACGTGGTGTCCGCTGAACACGGCTTCCCACAGCTGGCCGGACACTGGCCGGTTGCCCACTTGGAAGAGAAGTCGGTCATGCTCGTCGGGGTGGGCAGCATCGGCGGAGCCGGCGCCCACGCCCTGGCCAGCTACGGCGTCGGGCGCATCGTCCTCGTCGACCCCGACCGCCTGCTCAGCCACAACGTGGTGCGCCACGTCTCCTCGGTCAAGCACGTCGGCAGGCTGAAGGTCGACGCGGTCAAGCAGGAACTGGCCGAGGCGTGGCCAGCCACTCACGTGGACACGCTGCCCGTGGACGTCATCGCCGCGGCGCACCTGATCAGACCTCGTCTTCGGGATGTCGGCGTCGTGCTGTGCACGGCCGACGGCGTGGCAGCGCGTCGTGTCGTCAGCCACCTGGCGCGACGCGCACGGGACTGA
- a CDS encoding Mov34/MPN/PAD-1 family protein, protein MNDANPGAVRRIVMAPDSARTIRRTVTEADDGAETGGILLGRVEDDGTAHVRQAGTPGPAAIRTPNYFLRDLAHAQHLAEAAFRTDGSIWIGEWHTHPRADAVPSPRDLLTYSTLLADPALAFDVVLAIVIGPLLPAATTRVVGWACTTTGVTAVPVESEVLLIPEELRGT, encoded by the coding sequence GTGAACGATGCCAACCCCGGTGCTGTGCGGCGGATCGTGATGGCTCCGGACAGCGCCCGAACCATCCGCCGGACCGTGACCGAGGCAGACGACGGTGCTGAGACCGGCGGGATCCTTTTGGGACGCGTCGAAGATGACGGCACGGCACACGTGCGGCAAGCAGGTACCCCTGGGCCAGCGGCGATACGGACCCCGAACTACTTCCTGCGCGACCTCGCGCATGCCCAGCACTTGGCGGAAGCCGCTTTTCGCACTGACGGCAGCATCTGGATCGGTGAGTGGCACACGCATCCCCGTGCGGACGCCGTGCCGAGCCCACGCGACCTCCTCACCTACTCCACCCTGCTGGCCGATCCTGCGCTCGCTTTCGACGTCGTGCTCGCCATCGTGATCGGCCCCCTCTTGCCGGCAGCGACCACCCGTGTTGTGGGTTGGGCCTGCACCACGACGGGGGTGACAGCTGTGCCGGTCGAATCCGAAGTCCTGCTCATCCCGGAGGAACTTCGAGGTACGTGA
- a CDS encoding SAVED domain-containing protein yields MRVIGPERRFSQVEVEINDAGNFDDVVLRSSTGEPDILAQVKWATNPADLVNEGYLTATSGKSKSLLQKMYDSYVKLSGSGATPVLRLITNRALDHADPLLGHVDGRTDLLMPYAGHTELTSAAGRAVDRWAGHVGASRLELLSMLEHLQFVTGRTVSAEEDHVRTLMVAAGLDGSASSLQHGLNTVASWVTGGKRIIPEEDIRSTVESLHPTPPSAILLVQAIDADPHAEDATIALNWVDLFDGDNAQVRVQPRCASDWARMEQEIMDAAAALERDGWRSTLIGGAMRQATFFRVGAALPRVRGHTLRYLQGGELWSTDALKAAIPAPQLRRQQLDFGNDLAVAIGVAVDPTSAVIAYLKDNSVRASRLLTIQPGGGSDDQSIAGAGQAVAYAEAIRNLVREELDELPGTERIHLFMAGPGGLALLLGHRWNRTRVTTVYEHLGGHRGYTTAFEVDS; encoded by the coding sequence ATGCGCGTGATCGGCCCTGAGCGCCGCTTCTCGCAGGTGGAGGTGGAGATCAACGACGCGGGGAACTTCGACGACGTGGTCCTGCGCAGCAGCACCGGAGAGCCTGACATTCTCGCGCAGGTCAAGTGGGCGACCAACCCAGCCGACCTGGTCAACGAGGGCTACCTCACCGCCACGTCCGGCAAGAGCAAGTCGTTATTGCAAAAGATGTACGACAGCTACGTCAAGCTCAGCGGCAGCGGTGCAACCCCCGTCCTGCGCTTGATCACCAACCGGGCCCTGGATCACGCCGACCCGCTGCTCGGGCACGTCGACGGCCGCACCGACCTGCTGATGCCGTACGCGGGCCATACGGAGCTGACGAGCGCAGCCGGGCGAGCTGTGGACCGATGGGCGGGTCACGTCGGTGCAAGCCGCCTCGAACTGCTCTCGATGCTGGAGCACCTGCAATTCGTCACCGGGAGGACGGTCAGCGCCGAGGAAGACCACGTCCGCACGTTGATGGTCGCCGCCGGCCTTGACGGGAGTGCCTCTTCCCTTCAGCACGGGCTGAACACCGTTGCGAGCTGGGTTACCGGCGGCAAGCGGATCATCCCCGAGGAGGACATCCGAAGCACGGTGGAGTCCCTGCATCCGACGCCTCCATCAGCGATCTTGCTCGTCCAAGCCATAGATGCCGATCCCCATGCCGAGGACGCCACCATCGCCCTGAACTGGGTGGATCTGTTCGACGGTGACAACGCCCAGGTTCGCGTTCAACCGCGGTGCGCTTCGGACTGGGCTCGGATGGAGCAGGAGATCATGGACGCCGCCGCAGCACTGGAGAGGGACGGTTGGCGCTCCACCCTCATCGGGGGTGCCATGCGCCAAGCGACGTTCTTCCGCGTTGGCGCCGCGCTCCCCCGTGTACGCGGCCACACCCTGCGATACCTCCAGGGCGGCGAGCTGTGGTCCACAGATGCACTGAAGGCTGCCATCCCCGCGCCGCAACTCCGACGACAACAATTGGACTTCGGTAACGACCTGGCCGTCGCCATCGGGGTCGCCGTCGACCCGACCTCAGCGGTGATCGCGTACCTGAAGGACAACAGCGTGCGAGCCAGCCGCCTGCTCACCATCCAGCCAGGTGGGGGGAGCGACGACCAGTCCATCGCCGGTGCGGGGCAAGCCGTCGCCTATGCAGAAGCGATCCGGAACCTGGTCCGCGAGGAACTCGACGAGTTGCCGGGCACCGAACGCATCCACCTCTTCATGGCAGGTCCAGGCGGTCTCGCGCTCCTGCTCGGGCACAGGTGGAACCGCACGCGGGTCACCACCGTTTACGAACACCTCGGCGGGCACCGGGGGTACACCACGGCGTTCGAGGTGGACAGCTGA
- a CDS encoding Mov34/MPN/PAD-1 family protein: protein MKPRKAQAEVHADAATTISELASAAHPRETGGLLLGWWVSGRVVIRYAIEVPDPNATTNSWSRDESSAQAALDMALAEHEHPWLGYVGDWHSHPAGHGTSGQDLTSIRRASIAYEQPLVLVVHRTDGLIEITVAHRGAHPTTRAPTAARQGQEA from the coding sequence ATGAAGCCCCGGAAGGCCCAGGCCGAGGTGCACGCTGACGCAGCGACCACGATCTCGGAGTTGGCCTCAGCCGCGCACCCGCGGGAGACCGGGGGGTTGCTGCTGGGCTGGTGGGTCAGCGGCCGAGTGGTCATCCGGTACGCCATCGAGGTACCCGACCCCAACGCAACGACGAACTCCTGGAGCAGGGACGAGAGTTCAGCACAGGCCGCCCTCGACATGGCACTTGCCGAGCACGAACACCCGTGGCTCGGGTACGTGGGCGACTGGCACAGCCACCCGGCAGGGCATGGGACGAGCGGCCAGGACTTGACGTCCATACGGCGGGCGTCGATCGCCTACGAGCAGCCGCTGGTCCTCGTCGTCCACCGGACCGACGGCCTGATCGAGATCACTGTCGCGCACCGAGGCGCGCACCCCACCACTCGTGCCCCGACAGCGGCACGGCAAGGACAGGAGGCTTGA